A DNA window from Providencia huaxiensis contains the following coding sequences:
- the nit1 gene encoding deaminated glutathione amidase, with product MKNGNVALLQLCSGNNTKHNLAQIEQQIKQLPETVELVLTPENALLFADAATYRKQAEEQGKGPLQNAISEMAKRYHVWILIGSMPMVSREDPERITSSSLLFDSEGNIKARYDKIHMFDVNIEDEQGTYNESVIYQRGEHITVVDTPVGRLGMTICYDLRFPGLFQALREQGAEIISVPAAFTRYTGQAHWEPLLRARAIENQCYILAPAQVGVHGTRRTWGHSLAVDGWGKVMKKNVDAVASTVLNIKTDSLSVMRGQIKVVKHNRFRPQLTSLIKKETKE from the coding sequence ATGAAAAATGGCAACGTTGCACTTTTGCAGTTATGTAGCGGAAATAATACTAAACACAATTTGGCGCAAATAGAACAACAAATCAAACAGTTACCCGAAACTGTTGAGTTAGTACTGACACCTGAAAACGCACTGTTATTTGCGGATGCAGCAACGTATCGCAAACAAGCTGAAGAGCAAGGAAAAGGTCCTTTGCAAAATGCGATCAGCGAAATGGCCAAACGTTATCATGTTTGGATTTTAATTGGCTCAATGCCAATGGTTAGCCGTGAAGATCCTGAGCGTATTACAAGTAGTAGCTTATTATTTGATTCAGAAGGAAATATTAAAGCACGCTACGACAAAATTCACATGTTTGATGTCAATATCGAAGATGAGCAAGGCACTTATAACGAGTCTGTAATTTATCAACGCGGTGAACATATTACCGTCGTTGATACACCCGTTGGTCGCCTTGGCATGACAATTTGTTATGATTTACGTTTTCCTGGTTTATTCCAAGCATTACGTGAGCAAGGCGCAGAAATTATCTCTGTACCCGCTGCATTTACCCGTTATACCGGCCAAGCACATTGGGAGCCATTATTACGCGCTCGTGCGATAGAAAACCAATGCTATATTTTAGCGCCTGCTCAAGTCGGTGTGCATGGTACCCGTCGCACATGGGGGCACAGCCTTGCAGTTGATGGGTGGGGTAAAGTGATGAAAAAGAACGTGGATGCAGTCGCTTCTACGGTACTGAATATTAAAACAGACAGCTTAAGTGTCATGCGTGGGCAAATTAAAGTGGTAAAACACAACCGCTTTAGACCGCAATTGACATCATTGATTAAAAAAGAAACCAAAGAGTAA